In Fodinibius saliphilus, a genomic segment contains:
- the rpsA gene encoding 30S ribosomal protein S1: MTDEPKQEQTNEEEQATVAEEEVTEETAIDPTTEEEVRVEPESEEIASFSGDVEEGEKTYTYDQLQAASEDYSDEEFHQLADMYEDTLNEIEEKEIVTGRVVSVDEDYVIVDIGFKSEGIVQANEFPDELVEELEPGDEVDVFLDKVEDQEGQLILSRRKADILHAWETIERAAETGEVIEGHIKRRIKGGMVADIMGIDAFLPGSQIDVRPVRDFDAYVGKTMEFQVVKLNMSAENVVVSHRALIESDLEEQREEILSTIEEGQVLEGIVKNITDFGVFIDLGGVDGLLHITDLSWGRVEHPEEIVSLDQRLNVAVIDFDEDSKRVSLGLKQLQPHPWNEIDLKYPENIQVQGRVVSIADYGAFIELEKGVEGLIHISEMSWTQHIKHPSQLVSKDDIIDCVVLNVNEPEKKISLGVKQLEKDPWEDIDKRYPVGSKHTGTVRNLTNFGVFVELEPGIDGLIHISDLSWTEKINHPNEVIDKDEEIEVIILAIDFENRRITLGHKQIEENPWEQFAEEYSGTNKVEGEVVKTTDKGAFVSLPYGLEGFLPASKTEEDGEPSEIFEDGDSVEAFVIELDESNKNITLSQREQDVEKADSSKEKKERSKPEGSSQKKSSTETGTPTLGEMSGLADLKQQMVDKQKEEAARKFREQAKAEEAEKEADDQEE, from the coding sequence ATGACAGACGAACCTAAACAAGAACAAACTAACGAAGAAGAGCAGGCAACAGTAGCCGAAGAAGAGGTTACGGAAGAAACTGCTATAGACCCTACCACCGAAGAAGAAGTACGCGTGGAACCGGAATCAGAAGAAATTGCTTCATTCTCCGGCGATGTTGAAGAGGGCGAAAAAACCTATACTTATGATCAATTGCAGGCTGCATCGGAAGATTACAGCGATGAAGAGTTTCATCAGCTTGCAGACATGTATGAAGACACGCTCAATGAGATTGAAGAAAAAGAGATTGTTACGGGTCGTGTCGTTTCTGTAGATGAAGATTATGTAATTGTTGATATCGGATTTAAATCCGAAGGAATTGTACAGGCAAATGAATTTCCTGATGAACTGGTTGAAGAACTTGAACCAGGTGATGAAGTTGATGTATTCCTTGATAAGGTAGAAGATCAGGAAGGGCAACTCATCCTTTCTCGTCGTAAGGCTGATATTCTGCATGCTTGGGAAACAATTGAACGAGCTGCTGAGACCGGCGAAGTTATTGAAGGACACATTAAACGTCGTATTAAAGGCGGTATGGTTGCCGATATCATGGGTATCGATGCGTTCTTGCCCGGATCACAAATTGATGTACGTCCGGTAAGAGATTTTGATGCTTATGTGGGTAAAACGATGGAGTTCCAGGTTGTTAAACTCAACATGTCGGCAGAAAATGTTGTGGTATCTCACCGTGCACTTATCGAGTCTGATCTCGAAGAGCAGCGTGAAGAGATCCTTTCTACTATCGAAGAAGGTCAGGTACTCGAAGGTATCGTCAAAAATATTACCGATTTCGGTGTCTTTATCGATCTTGGTGGTGTCGACGGCCTCTTGCATATTACCGATCTTTCGTGGGGACGTGTTGAGCATCCCGAAGAAATTGTTTCTCTGGACCAACGACTTAATGTTGCTGTTATCGACTTTGATGAAGACTCTAAGCGAGTATCGCTTGGACTTAAGCAGTTGCAGCCGCATCCATGGAACGAGATTGATCTTAAGTACCCTGAAAACATTCAAGTACAGGGTCGTGTTGTTTCTATCGCTGATTACGGTGCGTTTATTGAGCTTGAGAAAGGTGTTGAGGGGCTTATCCACATTAGTGAAATGTCGTGGACACAGCATATTAAACATCCATCACAGCTGGTAAGCAAGGACGATATCATCGATTGTGTGGTACTTAATGTAAATGAGCCGGAGAAGAAAATTTCTCTTGGTGTTAAACAGCTCGAGAAAGATCCTTGGGAAGATATCGACAAGCGTTATCCTGTTGGATCCAAGCATACAGGAACTGTTCGAAACCTCACCAACTTTGGTGTGTTTGTTGAACTCGAACCAGGTATCGATGGACTTATCCATATTTCTGACTTGAGTTGGACTGAGAAGATCAACCATCCGAACGAGGTTATTGACAAGGATGAAGAGATCGAAGTTATTATTCTGGCGATAGACTTTGAAAATCGTCGAATTACGCTTGGTCACAAGCAGATTGAAGAGAACCCTTGGGAGCAGTTCGCAGAAGAATACAGCGGAACTAACAAGGTTGAAGGCGAAGTTGTTAAGACAACAGATAAAGGCGCCTTTGTTTCTCTACCTTACGGACTTGAAGGCTTCTTGCCCGCTAGCAAAACAGAAGAAGATGGGGAACCATCAGAAATCTTTGAAGATGGCGACAGCGTAGAAGCATTTGTAATTGAGTTGGATGAATCCAACAAGAATATTACGCTTAGTCAGCGAGAGCAAGATGTTGAGAAAGCTGACTCTTCCAAAGAGAAGAAAGAGCGTAGCAAGCCTGAAGGTAGCAGTCAAAAGAAATCCTCAACCGAGACAGGCACACCAACACTTGGTGAAATGTCTGGTCTTGCTGATCTTAAGCAGCAGATGGTTGATAAGCAGAAGGAAGAAGCTGCACGGAAGTTCCGTGAGCAAGCAAAAGCCGAAGAAGCTGAAAAAGAGGCTGATGACCAAGAGGAGTAA
- a CDS encoding NADH-quinone oxidoreductase subunit J family protein, with translation MITYFFIFLAVLAVASALMMVISKNTVNSALFLVLNMISLAGLFLLLQAQFLAIIQVLVYAGAIMVLFLFVIMLLNVDEETSLFSKLRLKYFVAFLLGVGVFAQILFSIGSFSDTLPTVSSEMATAGTVEAIGDVLFSKYILPFHIIAMLLTAAMNGAIMIAQHKVRTEGNK, from the coding sequence ATGATTACGTATTTCTTCATTTTTCTGGCTGTCTTAGCCGTTGCTTCAGCGCTGATGATGGTAATCAGCAAAAATACCGTCAATAGCGCACTTTTCCTGGTACTGAATATGATTTCTCTGGCAGGATTATTTTTATTGCTACAGGCACAATTCCTAGCAATAATTCAGGTGCTGGTATATGCCGGTGCCATAATGGTACTGTTTTTATTCGTAATTATGCTCTTGAATGTTGATGAGGAAACGAGTCTCTTCAGCAAGTTACGGTTAAAGTATTTTGTGGCTTTCTTACTTGGAGTAGGTGTTTTTGCACAGATACTATTTAGCATAGGCAGTTTTTCTGATACATTGCCTACTGTTTCTTCTGAAATGGCCACTGCCGGAACGGTAGAAGCTATAGGGGATGTGCTCTTTTCAAAGTATATACTTCCTTTTCATATAATTGCTATGCTCCTTACAGCGGCCATGAATGGAGCGATAATGATAGCACAACACAAAGTTAGAACTGAGGGTAATAAATGA
- the nuoL gene encoding NADH-quinone oxidoreductase subunit L, translating into MDSATTLTTLIILFPLLGFLINGLLGLYSDSFRNKKGLIGAISNLAVFIPFAIAVYFFVNMGQGSEPIFAELFTWIEVGSFSVDIAYQLDQLSVMMALVVTGVGFLIHLYSIGYMWHDEGYWKFFAYLNLFIFAMLNLVLADNMLLLFLGWEGVGLCSYLLIGFWYTDMANSAAGSKAFWYNRVGDFAFLIAMFLTFQHVGSLDFDVVLANLESIPADDTFWIGLLMLIGATGKSAQIPLFVWLPDAMAGPTSVSALIHAATMVTSGIYLISRMSEMFVMSPEIMMIIAVVGALTAIVAATIAITQNDIKRVLAYSTVSQLGYMFLALGSGAFTAAMFHVVTHAFFKACLFLGSGSVIHAMEHVEHGLHDEGKDVHFDPQDMRFMGGLKEYMPSTYKTFLIATIAISGIPPLAGFFSKDEILAFTFNAGFGEFAGTLYLLLWGVGIVTAFLTAFYMFRLTFGTFNGSFKLPEKISEAAGAEKYLHESPKTMTIPLWTLGGLSVFGGFLGVPNFLLATFTHQEEHINLLHNWLYNVTADYGLTLSHSAEWILMFISIGIAVAGVFIAYRMYGSGDTEESDAKLANRFGTLYQTWKEKYSIDEFYEGVVVDPVVRMSEKGLAKFDMKIVDGIVNTVGGVVRLFGSVFRYIQTGVTSSYALALVLGVIIVLSMLIL; encoded by the coding sequence ATGGATTCTGCAACTACGCTTACAACGCTTATTATTCTCTTCCCGCTTTTGGGATTTCTGATCAATGGCCTTTTGGGGCTATATTCCGATTCTTTTCGTAATAAGAAGGGGCTTATAGGGGCCATTTCCAATCTCGCAGTCTTTATTCCTTTTGCCATAGCCGTTTATTTCTTCGTAAATATGGGGCAGGGGTCGGAACCGATATTCGCTGAACTTTTTACCTGGATTGAGGTTGGATCTTTTAGTGTAGATATCGCCTATCAATTGGATCAGCTTTCGGTCATGATGGCTTTGGTAGTAACGGGGGTAGGGTTTTTAATCCACCTTTATTCTATCGGTTATATGTGGCACGATGAGGGGTATTGGAAATTCTTTGCCTATTTGAATCTCTTTATTTTCGCCATGCTCAACCTCGTGCTGGCAGATAATATGCTGCTGCTTTTCTTAGGTTGGGAGGGGGTAGGTCTCTGTTCATACCTGTTGATCGGGTTCTGGTATACCGATATGGCAAACTCCGCAGCAGGAAGCAAAGCCTTTTGGTATAACAGGGTAGGAGATTTCGCTTTCCTCATTGCTATGTTTCTGACGTTCCAACATGTCGGGAGTCTCGATTTTGATGTAGTACTCGCAAATCTTGAGTCCATACCAGCAGATGATACGTTTTGGATTGGATTATTAATGCTCATAGGGGCTACCGGTAAAAGTGCACAGATACCTCTTTTTGTTTGGTTGCCTGATGCGATGGCAGGGCCGACCTCTGTTTCTGCTCTTATTCACGCAGCTACAATGGTGACTTCTGGAATATATCTGATCTCCAGAATGTCAGAGATGTTTGTAATGTCACCGGAAATAATGATGATTATTGCTGTTGTAGGAGCCTTGACCGCAATTGTTGCTGCTACTATTGCCATTACACAGAACGATATTAAAAGGGTACTGGCCTATTCTACTGTTTCTCAGCTGGGGTATATGTTCCTGGCATTGGGATCCGGTGCTTTTACTGCTGCTATGTTCCACGTTGTGACACATGCCTTTTTTAAAGCTTGTCTCTTTTTGGGTTCAGGTTCTGTTATTCATGCTATGGAACATGTAGAGCATGGTTTACATGATGAAGGTAAAGATGTGCATTTCGACCCGCAGGATATGCGCTTTATGGGTGGGCTTAAAGAGTATATGCCCTCTACGTATAAAACATTTTTGATTGCAACTATTGCGATTTCAGGTATACCGCCACTGGCTGGTTTTTTCTCAAAAGATGAAATTTTAGCATTCACTTTCAATGCTGGTTTCGGTGAATTTGCCGGTACATTGTACCTGCTTCTTTGGGGGGTAGGCATTGTGACCGCATTTTTGACCGCCTTCTACATGTTCCGTCTTACGTTTGGTACATTTAACGGATCGTTTAAATTGCCGGAGAAAATTAGTGAAGCAGCCGGGGCAGAGAAGTATCTGCATGAAAGTCCCAAGACCATGACGATACCGCTTTGGACACTTGGCGGACTATCAGTTTTCGGTGGGTTCCTAGGGGTACCGAACTTCTTGCTTGCTACATTTACGCACCAAGAAGAGCATATTAATCTTCTGCACAATTGGCTGTACAATGTAACGGCTGATTATGGACTTACCCTTTCACACTCAGCAGAATGGATACTGATGTTTATATCAATTGGTATTGCTGTTGCCGGTGTATTTATTGCTTATCGAATGTATGGGAGCGGAGATACTGAAGAATCGGATGCCAAGCTCGCAAATCGCTTTGGTACCCTGTATCAAACCTGGAAAGAAAAATACAGTATTGATGAGTTTTATGAAGGCGTTGTTGTTGATCCTGTTGTTCGAATGTCGGAGAAAGGTCTTGCAAAGTTTGATATGAAGATTGTTGATGGTATTGTGAATACGGTCGGGGGTGTTGTCCGACTTTTCGGAAGTGTCTTCCGATATATCCAAACCGGTGTTACCAGCAGTTATGCGCTGGCTCTTGTTCTTGGAGTTATTATTGTACTAAGTATGTTGATCCTGTAA
- the nuoK gene encoding NADH-quinone oxidoreductase subunit NuoK, producing the protein MIGIDWFLALSALLFCIGVIGVLIRKNAIVIFMCVELMLNAVNLSLISFSSHYGNVDGQILVFFSLAIAAAEAVVGLAIIIAIFRNNLSVDISKINLLRW; encoded by the coding sequence ATGATAGGTATTGATTGGTTTTTGGCGCTCAGTGCGCTACTGTTTTGCATTGGTGTTATTGGCGTCTTGATTCGTAAAAACGCCATCGTAATTTTTATGTGCGTAGAATTGATGTTAAATGCGGTAAACTTATCGTTGATTTCATTTAGCAGTCACTATGGAAATGTTGATGGGCAAATATTGGTGTTTTTTTCGCTTGCTATTGCAGCAGCAGAGGCCGTAGTGGGACTTGCAATAATCATTGCTATCTTTCGAAACAATCTTTCAGTGGATATCAGTAAGATTAATCTACTGCGTTGGTAA
- a CDS encoding AAA family ATPase: MENPSTSVDMQELGKKIEKSSAFIENIYRELDKVIVGQRYMIDRLLIGLLSDGHVLLEGVPGLAKTLTVSSLAQVINTKFQRLQFTPDLLPADLIGTLIYNQKEAEFTVKKGPIFANIILADEINRSPAKVQSALLEAMQEQQVTIGEETFKLDDPFLALATQNPVEQEGTYPLPEAQVDRFMMKIKIDYPNESEELEIMRRMAKTGAQEELKPVITVDKVLEAREVINEIYIDEKVEQYIIDLVFSTRNPEKYNMDDLADLINFGASPRASINLNLAARAHAFMEHRAYVTPEDVRTIAMDVLRHRIIPTFEAEAENITSEDLIDKIMSSVQVP; this comes from the coding sequence ATGGAGAACCCCTCAACATCAGTAGATATGCAAGAACTGGGTAAAAAAATAGAAAAGTCCAGTGCCTTCATTGAAAATATTTACAGAGAATTAGATAAAGTTATTGTCGGTCAGCGCTATATGATAGACCGGCTGCTTATTGGGTTACTATCTGATGGTCACGTGCTGCTCGAAGGGGTACCAGGCCTTGCCAAAACTCTAACTGTATCATCGCTGGCACAAGTAATAAACACTAAATTTCAGCGACTGCAATTCACCCCCGACCTGTTACCTGCCGACCTTATAGGTACGCTTATTTACAACCAAAAAGAGGCCGAATTTACGGTAAAAAAAGGACCTATTTTTGCAAATATTATTCTGGCGGATGAGATAAACCGATCTCCCGCGAAAGTGCAAAGCGCGCTCCTCGAGGCCATGCAGGAACAACAAGTAACAATTGGGGAAGAAACGTTTAAACTTGATGACCCCTTCTTGGCTTTAGCTACCCAAAACCCTGTAGAGCAAGAGGGAACCTATCCCCTTCCCGAAGCCCAGGTTGATCGTTTTATGATGAAAATTAAGATCGATTATCCTAATGAAAGTGAAGAACTTGAAATTATGCGTCGGATGGCTAAAACCGGTGCTCAAGAAGAATTAAAACCGGTTATAACGGTCGATAAAGTTTTGGAAGCCCGAGAAGTTATTAATGAAATATACATTGATGAGAAAGTTGAACAGTATATTATAGACCTGGTTTTTTCAACAAGAAATCCCGAGAAATATAATATGGATGACCTAGCTGACCTCATTAACTTTGGTGCTTCTCCCCGTGCATCTATAAACTTAAATTTGGCAGCCCGTGCTCATGCCTTCATGGAACATCGTGCCTATGTAACGCCCGAAGATGTACGAACCATAGCTATGGATGTTCTTCGCCACCGCATCATTCCAACCTTCGAAGCCGAAGCAGAAAACATCACATCCGAAGACCTTATAGATAAAATCATGTCTTCGGTACAGGTTCCATAG
- a CDS encoding undecaprenyl-diphosphate phosphatase: protein MEIIDSFLLGLIQGLTEFLPISSSGHLVLGEALLGGELDKSITFEVVVHFGTLCSILIYYHEKIGNILGSIWSLLLSPSEFSNKVSTDSNIKLTGFILLSMIPALIVGLTLKDTIENVFLNPFMVSIMLLVTGVILYATKYRTKFTNHLSAGSAFGIGLAQACAILPGISRSGSTISLGLYLGIQREKVANFSFLMVIPVIAGAMLLELKTMIEMGIPMAAFWDLIIGFVTSFVSGYIALKYLIILLRTKGIHPFAWYCWIVGICGLIYFW, encoded by the coding sequence ATGGAAATCATAGATTCTTTTTTATTAGGACTTATTCAGGGATTAACAGAATTTCTGCCTATCAGCAGTTCGGGACACCTGGTGTTAGGGGAGGCCTTACTTGGTGGAGAGCTGGATAAAAGTATTACATTTGAAGTTGTTGTACACTTTGGCACCTTGTGTAGTATTCTTATTTATTATCATGAAAAAATAGGAAATATACTTGGCTCAATATGGTCGTTACTGCTAAGTCCTTCAGAATTCTCTAATAAAGTATCTACTGATAGTAACATCAAACTTACAGGGTTTATTTTATTGAGTATGATTCCTGCATTAATTGTAGGGCTGACACTGAAAGATACTATTGAGAATGTGTTTTTAAATCCATTTATGGTTTCAATTATGCTCTTGGTAACAGGAGTGATTTTGTATGCTACCAAGTATCGCACAAAGTTTACGAACCATTTAAGTGCCGGTAGCGCTTTTGGGATTGGCCTCGCTCAGGCTTGTGCAATTTTACCGGGTATAAGTCGGTCGGGTTCAACGATTTCGTTGGGGCTCTACTTAGGGATACAAAGGGAAAAGGTAGCAAACTTTTCGTTCTTAATGGTTATCCCTGTTATTGCCGGTGCTATGCTCCTGGAACTCAAGACAATGATTGAGATGGGAATTCCAATGGCCGCTTTTTGGGATCTGATTATCGGTTTTGTCACCTCATTTGTATCAGGATATATTGCTTTAAAATATCTGATTATCTTACTACGCACTAAAGGAATCCATCCTTTTGCATGGTATTGTTGGATTGTGGGAATCTGCGGGCTTATTTATTTCTGGTAA